One window of the Bacteroidota bacterium genome contains the following:
- a CDS encoding 5'-nucleotidase C-terminal domain-containing protein, whose amino-acid sequence MKTDITVSNGFRFCHPLAVDSKVGIVDITKEYLWNMLPVNSRVKTAEVTGTQILNWLESELENAFAKDATKRLGGWFVRFSGMKVTFTIGNEKGKRVQKVTVKNKPLDLNKTYTIAACERDGDPMDTLCRIKKVNKPVSQEIFLHNILEDYLTKFSPVSPKVDGRAIATDAEPTLLTQVEGVNYKFR is encoded by the coding sequence ATAAAAACAGATATCACTGTTTCAAATGGATTTCGATTTTGCCATCCATTAGCAGTTGATTCAAAAGTTGGTATTGTCGACATAACAAAAGAGTATTTATGGAATATGTTGCCTGTGAATTCTCGGGTTAAAACAGCAGAAGTTACAGGGACTCAGATTTTGAATTGGTTAGAGTCTGAGTTGGAGAATGCGTTTGCAAAAGATGCAACAAAACGATTGGGAGGTTGGTTTGTGCGATTTAGTGGCATGAAAGTGACATTTACAATTGGAAATGAAAAAGGAAAACGGGTTCAAAAAGTAACGGTGAAAAACAAACCACTAGATTTGAATAAGACGTATACGATTGCTGCTTGTGAACGTGATGGTGACCCAATGGATACATTGTGTCGAATTAAAAAAGTAAATAAGCCTGTTTCGCAAGAAATCTTTCTACATAACATTCTTGAAGATTATTTAACGAAGTTCTCACCTGTTTCACCGAAAGTAGATGGCCGAGCAATTGCAACAGATGCTGAACCTACGCTTTTAACGCAAGTGGAGGGTGTGAACTATAAATTTAGATAA
- a CDS encoding beta-N-acetylhexosaminidase has product MKKIFLILAVLFSFAGISQENGSKKSLPIIPLPKEIKTSDGDFVLTTQTKLVIMRETQALGFMQPIDYFNNYLKTNFNLELPVVTILPTDGNYIIVLSPEEKFGHVESYSLSINPNQIMLSAEGEAGLFYGIQTLIQLLPIEKSAEIKIPCVQIVDAPRYQWRGMHLDCSRHFFTKEEVKKYIDYLAMYKFNVFHWHLVDDQGWRIEIKKYPLLTSVGGKRKETLIGKPQWNKDGTPSKDDKYDGIAYGGFYTQEDIKEIVNYARFKYITIIPEIEMPGHSLAALAAYPQFSCTGGPFETYTKWGVSDDVYCAGKDETFSFLEDILAEVMPLFPGKYIHIGGDECLKDRWKACAKCQKRIADEKLKNPEELQSYFITRIEKYVNANGKQIIGWDEILEGGLAPNAAVMSWRGTKGGIDAAKQKHFVVMSPGKPCYFDHYQSKDKAKEPLAIGGFNPLDSVYAYNPTPKVLTADEAKFIMGAQANVWTEYIVDFKQVEYMSMPRMAALSEALWTPLEKKNYKDFVVRLKLHAPVLDKMGVNYAKHFKSLK; this is encoded by the coding sequence ATGAAAAAAATATTCTTAATTCTAGCCGTTTTATTTTCCTTCGCAGGGATTTCACAAGAAAATGGATCTAAAAAATCTTTGCCGATTATTCCTCTTCCTAAAGAAATAAAAACAAGTGATGGTGATTTTGTTTTGACCACTCAGACAAAGCTTGTTATAATGAGAGAAACCCAGGCGCTTGGCTTTATGCAGCCGATTGATTATTTTAATAATTATTTAAAAACAAATTTCAATCTGGAGCTTCCTGTTGTTACTATTTTACCAACTGATGGCAATTACATTATAGTTCTTTCACCGGAAGAAAAATTTGGACATGTAGAAAGTTATAGTCTTAGTATTAACCCAAATCAGATAATGCTTTCAGCTGAAGGAGAAGCTGGTTTATTTTATGGAATTCAAACACTTATTCAGTTACTTCCAATTGAAAAGAGTGCGGAAATAAAAATTCCGTGTGTTCAAATAGTCGATGCTCCTCGCTATCAATGGCGTGGTATGCATTTGGATTGCAGTCGCCATTTCTTCACGAAGGAAGAGGTAAAAAAATATATTGATTATTTAGCAATGTATAAGTTCAATGTGTTTCATTGGCATTTAGTAGATGATCAAGGTTGGAGAATTGAAATTAAAAAGTATCCATTGTTGACTTCGGTTGGTGGTAAAAGAAAAGAAACATTGATTGGGAAACCTCAATGGAATAAGGATGGAACTCCCTCGAAAGATGATAAGTATGACGGAATTGCTTATGGCGGATTTTACACACAGGAAGATATTAAAGAAATAGTAAACTACGCTCGGTTCAAATACATTACAATTATTCCTGAGATAGAGATGCCCGGGCATTCATTAGCAGCCCTTGCAGCATATCCACAATTTTCATGTACCGGTGGTCCGTTTGAAACGTACACAAAATGGGGTGTTTCGGATGATGTGTATTGTGCCGGGAAGGATGAAACATTTTCTTTCTTGGAAGATATATTAGCAGAAGTAATGCCGTTGTTTCCTGGAAAGTATATTCACATTGGTGGAGATGAGTGCTTAAAAGACCGTTGGAAAGCATGTGCAAAATGTCAAAAACGTATTGCAGATGAGAAATTAAAAAATCCCGAAGAGCTTCAAAGTTATTTTATCACCCGCATCGAAAAATATGTAAATGCGAATGGGAAACAAATTATTGGTTGGGATGAAATTTTGGAAGGTGGCTTGGCACCAAATGCTGCAGTCATGAGTTGGAGAGGCACCAAAGGTGGAATAGATGCAGCCAAGCAAAAACATTTTGTAGTGATGAGTCCGGGTAAACCATGCTATTTTGATCATTATCAATCGAAAGATAAAGCAAAAGAACCATTAGCAATTGGTGGTTTTAATCCATTAGATTCGGTGTATGCCTACAATCCTACTCCGAAAGTGCTAACAGCGGATGAAGCCAAATTTATTATGGGGGCGCAAGCGAATGTGTGGACAGAATACATTGTAGATTTTAAACAAGTAGAATACATGTCGATGCCACGCATGGCTGCTTTGTCGGAGGCGTTGTGGACACCTTTGGAGAAAAAGAACTATAAAGATTTTGTGGTACGCTTAAAACTACATGCTCCGGTTTTGGATAAAATGGGCGTGAATTACGCGAAGCATTTTAAGAGTTTGAAATAG
- a CDS encoding N(4)-(beta-N-acetylglucosaminyl)-L-asparaginase, translated as MTTRRNFIKTGAFATAALLVEKVNATTELLPFQTKIPVTKPIVLSTWNFGLKANEAAWEILSKNGRALDAVEAGVKIPEGDPTERSVGYGGRPDRDGRVTLDACIMDEQANIGSVACLEHIKHPISVARAVMEKTPHVMLVGDGALQFALSQGFKKENLLVEESEKEWKEWLKNSNYKPIVNIENHDTIGMIALDAAGNLSGACTTSGMAFKMHGRVGDSPIIGAGLYVDNEVGAATATGHGEEVIRIAGCHLVVELMRQGKSPEDACKEAINKVVKLTANRKKNLKDIQVGFIALNKKGEYGSYCVQSGFNYAVYDAKGNNLINADSHLK; from the coding sequence ATGACAACCAGACGTAATTTCATTAAAACAGGTGCATTTGCAACAGCTGCATTATTGGTAGAAAAGGTAAATGCAACTACTGAACTATTACCTTTCCAAACAAAAATTCCGGTAACAAAACCGATTGTATTATCCACCTGGAATTTTGGATTAAAAGCCAATGAAGCTGCTTGGGAAATTTTGAGCAAAAATGGTCGCGCATTAGATGCTGTGGAAGCCGGAGTGAAAATTCCGGAAGGTGATCCCACTGAAAGAAGTGTGGGATATGGCGGCCGCCCGGACAGAGATGGAAGAGTGACTTTAGATGCTTGCATCATGGATGAGCAAGCAAATATTGGATCGGTAGCTTGTTTGGAACATATCAAACATCCAATATCTGTTGCAAGAGCGGTAATGGAAAAAACACCGCATGTGATGTTGGTGGGTGATGGTGCGCTGCAATTTGCTTTATCGCAAGGATTTAAAAAAGAAAATTTATTGGTAGAGGAATCTGAAAAAGAATGGAAAGAGTGGTTGAAAAATAGTAATTACAAACCCATCGTTAACATCGAAAATCACGATACGATTGGAATGATTGCCCTAGATGCGGCCGGAAATTTATCCGGTGCATGTACTACGAGCGGAATGGCGTTTAAAATGCATGGCCGAGTGGGAGACTCTCCAATCATCGGAGCAGGATTGTATGTGGATAATGAAGTTGGTGCCGCTACTGCAACTGGTCATGGAGAAGAAGTGATTCGCATTGCCGGTTGTCATTTGGTTGTTGAACTAATGCGACAAGGGAAATCACCTGAAGATGCTTGTAAGGAAGCGATAAACAAAGTTGTGAAACTAACAGCAAATCGCAAAAAGAATTTAAAAGATATTCAGGTTGGTTTTATTGCTTTAAACAAAAAAGGAGAGTATGGTTCTTATTGCGTGCAGAGTGGTTTTAACTATGCTGTTTACGATGCAAAAGGAAACAATTTAATAAATGCAGATTCGCATCTGAAATGA
- a CDS encoding glycoside hydrolase family 2 protein, with protein sequence MKSTILKCLLLFFLPLTGLAISFEKIPVERDLNSAKWQFRKKANNYWLPAKVPGTVHTDLFANNKIPDPFYGNNEKQLQWIENEDWEYRTVFPISAKEIGQPHIELQFDGLDTYANVYVNDSLVLSADNMFRSWNVDVKKYVHEGKNKLLVVFESAVRKGKAEAAKLSYVLPGDEKVFTRKAQYQYGWDWGPRFVTCGIWKNVKLITWNELKVNKVQFIQDSIINETAYTRFEFNLVSDFDGEVTLSDYFSIPIPGTSRRIKCFERAMLKKGINNVTLHCEIPKAILWWCNGMGMPYLYQMQLQLNKGDFVLYKGIKDVGLRTIELIQDKDSIGKSFYFKLNGVPVFMKGANYIPSDNFLPRTAKYQYQEIVRNAVDANMNMLRVWGGGVYADDAFYDACDKNGILVWQDFMFACAMYPGDDHFVNNVAAEVIDQVECLRNHPSIALWCGNNEVDEGWKNWGWQKQFKYSEKDSTTIAQNNAALFNYLINDLVKLHDGTRPYWPSSPSIGWGHKESLLEGDSHYWGVWWGMEPFENYEKKVGRFVSEYGFQGMPSMNTMYKYGAFKTKQKGLIHEDEYVSDFYGHRIDSTIFKAHQKHPSGYQTIAEYMKRSYKVPHKLEDYIYVSQVLQAEGMRIAIEAHRRAKPYCMGTLYWQMNDCWPVTSWSSLDYYNNWKASFYHVKRSYKDVIISVEEKQDSCNIFVVSDLTKNENGELTMELFDLKGKLLFSKTTHGVITANSSVVFCRFDKSLIKNYNINDLVLKCSLKSTDNYISDAYCTHYFTSVKNLNLQKPNISVTFDYCEQVQCFTLETDVVAKNVFNFIEGESVNLSDNYFDLLPGERKNIYLPRMSGVKNFKKKIVVKSLIDTY encoded by the coding sequence ATGAAAAGTACTATTTTAAAATGCCTTCTTTTATTTTTTCTTCCATTAACAGGATTAGCGATTAGTTTTGAAAAAATACCTGTAGAGCGTGACTTAAATAGTGCTAAGTGGCAATTCCGAAAAAAAGCAAACAATTATTGGTTACCGGCAAAAGTTCCAGGGACTGTGCACACAGATTTATTCGCCAACAATAAAATTCCTGACCCATTTTACGGTAACAATGAAAAGCAGTTGCAGTGGATAGAAAATGAAGATTGGGAATACAGAACTGTTTTTCCCATTTCCGCAAAAGAAATAGGCCAACCACATATCGAATTGCAATTTGATGGATTAGATACCTATGCAAATGTATATGTGAACGATTCCTTAGTCCTTTCGGCTGATAACATGTTTCGAAGTTGGAATGTAGATGTGAAAAAATATGTTCATGAAGGAAAAAATAAGTTACTTGTTGTTTTTGAATCAGCTGTAAGAAAAGGGAAAGCAGAAGCTGCAAAACTTTCTTATGTATTGCCTGGTGACGAAAAAGTATTTACTCGAAAAGCTCAATATCAATATGGGTGGGACTGGGGCCCGCGATTTGTGACATGTGGGATTTGGAAAAATGTAAAGCTGATAACCTGGAATGAGCTGAAAGTAAATAAAGTTCAATTCATTCAGGATTCTATTATTAATGAAACAGCCTATACCCGTTTTGAATTTAACCTTGTGAGTGATTTTGATGGAGAGGTAACATTGTCTGATTATTTTAGCATTCCTATTCCTGGTACTTCAAGAAGAATAAAATGTTTCGAGCGTGCAATGCTAAAAAAAGGAATCAATAATGTTACACTGCATTGTGAAATTCCTAAGGCCATTCTATGGTGGTGCAATGGCATGGGAATGCCTTACCTCTACCAAATGCAACTTCAGTTAAACAAGGGAGACTTTGTTTTGTATAAAGGAATAAAAGATGTTGGTCTCCGTACCATTGAATTGATTCAAGACAAAGATAGTATAGGTAAAAGTTTTTATTTTAAATTAAATGGTGTTCCAGTCTTTATGAAAGGAGCTAATTATATTCCTTCCGACAATTTTTTACCACGCACTGCAAAATATCAATATCAAGAAATCGTTAGAAATGCCGTGGATGCAAATATGAACATGCTGAGAGTTTGGGGTGGTGGCGTTTATGCAGATGATGCTTTTTATGATGCATGTGATAAAAATGGAATATTGGTTTGGCAAGATTTTATGTTCGCTTGTGCCATGTATCCTGGGGATGATCATTTTGTTAACAATGTTGCTGCAGAAGTAATCGATCAAGTGGAGTGTTTAAGAAATCATCCCTCCATTGCTTTGTGGTGTGGAAATAATGAAGTGGATGAAGGTTGGAAAAATTGGGGGTGGCAAAAACAATTTAAATATTCAGAAAAGGATTCAACAACAATTGCTCAAAATAATGCTGCTTTGTTTAATTATCTTATAAATGATTTAGTGAAGTTGCATGATGGAACTAGACCCTACTGGCCAAGTTCTCCGAGTATTGGTTGGGGGCATAAAGAAAGTTTGTTAGAAGGAGATTCACATTACTGGGGCGTTTGGTGGGGAATGGAGCCTTTTGAAAATTATGAAAAAAAGGTAGGGCGTTTTGTTAGTGAATATGGGTTTCAAGGAATGCCTTCCATGAACACGATGTATAAGTATGGAGCGTTCAAAACTAAACAAAAAGGGTTGATTCATGAGGACGAATATGTTTCCGACTTTTATGGACATAGAATAGATTCGACAATTTTTAAAGCTCACCAGAAACATCCTTCCGGTTATCAAACAATTGCCGAATACATGAAACGCAGTTACAAGGTGCCGCATAAACTCGAAGATTATATTTATGTTTCACAAGTCCTTCAGGCAGAAGGAATGAGAATAGCCATAGAAGCACACCGCAGGGCAAAACCTTATTGCATGGGAACATTGTATTGGCAGATGAACGATTGTTGGCCAGTGACATCCTGGAGTTCTTTGGATTATTATAATAATTGGAAAGCATCTTTTTATCACGTAAAGCGTTCCTATAAAGATGTGATTATTTCTGTGGAAGAAAAACAAGACAGCTGTAATATTTTTGTTGTTTCAGATCTTACAAAAAATGAAAATGGAGAATTGACCATGGAGTTGTTCGATCTGAAAGGCAAGCTGCTCTTTTCAAAAACCACTCACGGAGTTATTACTGCAAATTCTTCCGTAGTTTTTTGCCGTTTTGATAAATCGCTAATCAAAAATTACAATATCAATGATCTAGTGTTGAAATGCAGTTTGAAAAGTACAGATAATTATATTTCTGATGCTTATTGTACACATTATTTTACTTCAGTTAAAAACCTCAACCTGCAAAAACCAAACATCTCTGTCACTTTTGATTATTGTGAACAAGTGCAATGTTTTACATTGGAAACAGATGTAGTTGCAAAAAATGTTTTTAATTTCATTGAGGGAGAATCTGTAAATTTGAGTGATAATTATTTTGACCTGCTCCCGGGTGAACGAAAAAACATTTATTTGCCAAGAATGAGTGGAGTTAAAAATTTTAAAAAGAAGATTGTTGTTAAATCTTTGATTGATACTTATTAG
- a CDS encoding winged helix-turn-helix transcriptional regulator produces MSEQLNQCMPLGKYMGVLTKIYFGALSKKLEHLGVDRHFSTLIAIDKTKEKCTQQYLSDLLNFDKVSMVRMLDYLVDKKMIVRTVNPNDRREHIIALTPKAIKIMPEIHKGIAEMNAIAFKGVNKSDREIFYSCLTTILKNIEYLPANEVDIKLKKKK; encoded by the coding sequence ATGTCGGAACAATTGAATCAATGTATGCCCCTTGGAAAGTACATGGGGGTGCTTACTAAAATTTATTTTGGAGCGCTCAGCAAAAAACTCGAGCATTTGGGTGTGGATCGACATTTCTCTACACTTATTGCTATTGATAAAACAAAAGAAAAATGTACGCAACAATATTTGTCGGATTTACTCAATTTCGACAAAGTGTCCATGGTGCGTATGTTGGATTATTTAGTTGATAAGAAAATGATAGTTCGCACTGTTAATCCGAATGATCGAAGGGAACATATTATTGCTCTAACTCCAAAAGCAATAAAAATTATGCCTGAAATACACAAAGGAATTGCCGAAATGAATGCGATTGCTTTTAAAGGTGTGAACAAGAGTGATCGTGAAATATTTTATTCCTGCCTGACTACAATCTTAAAAAATATTGAATATCTTCCTGCGAATGAGGTGGATATAAAACTCAAAAAAAAGAAATAA
- a CDS encoding biotin/lipoyl-binding protein translates to MLSNEVYASGTIMANEEVELRPELSGKITQLNFTEGTKVTKGQLLVKINDADLQATF, encoded by the coding sequence ATGCTGAGTAATGAAGTATATGCGTCCGGAACAATCATGGCCAACGAAGAAGTGGAGCTGCGTCCTGAACTTTCCGGTAAAATAACACAATTGAATTTTACAGAAGGAACAAAAGTGACCAAAGGGCAATTGTTAGTGAAAATAAACGATGCCGATCTTCAAGCAACATTTTAA
- a CDS encoding HlyD family efflux transporter periplasmic adaptor subunit has product MQHKLAEEKLNRQKQLLAINGISQEEFDIQQNQYDVIKAEMDVATAQIAKTEIRAPFDGVVGLKSVSEGAYVSPTTIIASIQQINPAKIDFSVSERYASVVKKRR; this is encoded by the coding sequence TTGCAGCATAAGTTGGCAGAAGAAAAATTGAATCGCCAAAAACAGTTGCTTGCCATAAATGGAATTAGTCAAGAAGAATTTGATATCCAACAAAATCAATACGATGTGATAAAAGCAGAAATGGACGTGGCGACTGCACAGATTGCAAAAACAGAAATTCGTGCTCCGTTTGATGGTGTTGTGGGTTTGAAGAGCGTCAGTGAAGGTGCTTATGTTTCTCCTACAACAATTATTGCTAGTATTCAACAAATCAATCCAGCAAAAATTGATTTTTCTGTTTCGGAAAGATATGCTTCTGTTGTAAAAAAAAGGAGATAA
- a CDS encoding efflux RND transporter periplasmic adaptor subunit, translating to MCFCCKKKEIRLSFTIEGNNEQLTAQVFALEPKIDLATRTLHVRAICSNAKGEIYPGAFARVQLALNGIDSAMMVPTEAVIPDLKGKKVYRIKNGTAEVVKVITGLRTDQKIQITEGLSIGDTVIVRGIMSLRPGAAVKVTELK from the coding sequence ATATGCTTCTGTTGTAAAAAAAAGGAGATAAGATTATCGTTCACAATAGAAGGAAATAATGAGCAATTAACGGCTCAGGTATTCGCTTTGGAACCTAAAATTGATTTGGCTACCCGCACACTGCATGTTAGAGCAATTTGTTCGAATGCAAAAGGTGAAATTTATCCAGGTGCTTTTGCTCGCGTTCAATTGGCCTTGAACGGCATTGATTCTGCAATGATGGTTCCTACAGAAGCGGTTATTCCTGATTTGAAAGGAAAGAAAGTATATCGAATAAAAAATGGTACTGCGGAAGTGGTAAAAGTGATTACTGGTTTGCGTACCGATCAGAAAATACAAATTACTGAAGGGTTATCAATTGGTGATACCGTTATTGTAAGGGGAATCATGTCGTTGAGACCTGGCGCAGCAGTTAAAGTAACCGAATTAAAATAG
- a CDS encoding TolC family protein — MKIPWAIKVDLQASTGLANNATKQEFSSGLVVDKSGVQSNNINAGVYLTWTIFDGFKMFASHKRLNELESMGLLSSKILIENTLSQIIVTYYNVVRQKQLIKGLQENIKISEIRYEIAQTKLNIGSGSKLDVLQAKVDMNAQLSNLYKQQTTLAELKVYLNQIFARNAELEFDVTEEIPVEFKLKYEELKMKCTEQY, encoded by the coding sequence ATGAAAATACCTTGGGCAATAAAGGTCGATCTGCAAGCATCTACCGGCTTAGCGAATAACGCAACGAAGCAAGAGTTTTCCAGTGGTTTGGTTGTTGATAAGAGTGGTGTACAATCCAATAACATCAATGCTGGTGTTTATTTAACATGGACCATCTTTGATGGATTTAAAATGTTTGCTTCGCACAAACGTTTAAATGAATTGGAGTCGATGGGGCTTTTGTCATCAAAAATTCTGATTGAAAATACGTTATCGCAAATTATTGTTACCTATTATAATGTTGTTCGACAAAAGCAACTGATTAAAGGGTTGCAAGAGAATATAAAAATCTCAGAAATACGTTACGAAATTGCTCAAACGAAATTAAATATTGGCTCAGGGTCTAAATTGGATGTGTTGCAGGCGAAAGTAGACATGAATGCACAGTTATCTAATTTATACAAACAACAAACAACGTTGGCAGAGTTAAAAGTATATTTAAATCAAATATTTGCAAGAAATGCAGAGTTGGAATTTGATGTAACAGAGGAAATTCCTGTTGAATTTAAATTGAAATACGAAGAGTTAAAAATGAAATGCACAGAACAATACTGA
- a CDS encoding TolC family protein, which yields MLFAQRNVALSNQLLKETKSQLLPKLNFNANYLFSRSENQAGFSLLNQNLGLNLGVTATWNIFNGFNTNNQIKNAKLRMENADYEYRTAKLQVEHRLFVQFRKYQEDQKLLALESENVMLVKEAVTIALERFRIGSSNALELKEIQKSYDDALTRLSDAMYNAKVSETNLMKLNGKLIK from the coding sequence ATTCTTTTTGCACAACGGAATGTTGCATTGTCTAATCAATTACTAAAAGAAACAAAATCACAATTACTTCCAAAGCTAAACTTCAATGCCAATTATTTATTCTCTCGCTCCGAAAATCAAGCTGGCTTTTCATTGTTAAATCAGAATCTTGGGCTAAATTTAGGCGTAACAGCTACTTGGAATATTTTTAATGGATTCAACACGAACAATCAAATAAAAAATGCTAAGCTGAGGATGGAAAATGCGGATTATGAATACAGAACAGCAAAACTACAGGTGGAGCATCGGTTGTTTGTTCAATTTCGAAAATATCAAGAGGACCAAAAATTGTTGGCATTAGAGTCTGAAAATGTGATGTTGGTAAAAGAAGCTGTAACAATTGCACTGGAACGTTTTCGAATTGGTTCAAGTAATGCATTGGAATTGAAAGAAATTCAAAAAAGCTATGATGATGCGCTTACACGATTATCAGATGCGATGTACAATGCAAAGGTGTCAGAAACCAACTTGATGAAGTTGAATGGGAAACTTATAAAATAG
- a CDS encoding tetratricopeptide repeat protein: MKKSYSLFFYLFLLLFEPIFAQNQKEIDSLEIVIPTIKDDSAKLDAINDYCRYIVDINPHKSIDYAKKALQLATEKEFPLYQAVANINIGNGYYNLADYKTCLDYYIKGLAIQERIKNKKGILSCSGAIGNVYIGLGKPDEALKYFQRALKIAYETGNKNGIASCLISIGTIYSDKKEHKKSLDYYFESLELFQQVNNEDAIATNLNNIADSYLELKDYPKSLIYIIKAKELYEKIGNVYGQSLVLNNIGDYYSKIGNEEKALEYYKLGLEKGKLITANDHIIQSYKGISKSYKKSGDYKQALIYHELFQELNDSIYNVESSNQIAEMQARFDSERDAQEIAILTKDKKIQEDELNRQSLITRSIIGLGGLLLVLTIVLIRGNSQKKKANKELDQKNQKIELAYNIIEDQHKDIKDSINYAKRIQEAILPPDAIIKQLLPQSFILYMPKDVVSGDFYWVESWGGKVFFAAVDCTGHGVQGLNEVLLAIIFREVCQ, from the coding sequence TTGAAAAAAAGCTACTCCCTCTTTTTTTATCTTTTTCTGCTTCTTTTTGAGCCTATTTTTGCTCAAAATCAAAAGGAAATTGATTCTCTCGAAATAGTCATACCGACTATTAAAGACGATTCAGCAAAGTTGGATGCCATCAATGATTATTGTCGTTATATCGTTGATATTAATCCACATAAATCCATTGATTATGCCAAGAAAGCTTTGCAATTGGCAACCGAAAAAGAATTTCCACTTTACCAAGCAGTTGCAAATATTAATATAGGCAATGGCTATTATAATCTGGCCGATTATAAAACGTGCTTGGATTATTACATTAAGGGTTTAGCAATTCAAGAACGAATTAAGAATAAAAAAGGAATATTGTCATGTTCTGGTGCTATTGGAAATGTTTATATCGGTTTAGGTAAGCCGGATGAAGCATTGAAATATTTTCAAAGAGCCTTAAAGATAGCCTATGAAACGGGTAATAAAAATGGAATTGCCTCCTGCTTGATTTCTATTGGAACCATTTATAGTGATAAAAAAGAGCATAAAAAGTCGTTGGATTATTATTTTGAATCGCTCGAACTGTTTCAGCAAGTTAACAATGAAGATGCTATTGCCACTAACTTGAACAACATTGCCGACTCCTATCTTGAATTAAAAGATTATCCGAAGTCGCTTATCTACATTATAAAAGCAAAAGAGTTATATGAAAAAATCGGTAATGTATATGGACAATCATTAGTGCTCAATAATATTGGTGATTATTATAGTAAAATTGGAAATGAAGAAAAAGCGCTTGAATATTATAAATTAGGTTTAGAAAAGGGCAAGTTGATTACAGCCAATGATCATATTATTCAATCTTATAAAGGGATTTCAAAGTCGTATAAAAAATCGGGCGACTATAAGCAAGCCTTAATTTATCATGAGCTTTTCCAAGAACTGAACGATTCCATCTATAATGTAGAAAGTAGCAACCAGATTGCAGAGATGCAAGCCCGTTTTGATTCAGAAAGAGATGCTCAGGAAATCGCCATTTTAACAAAGGATAAGAAAATTCAAGAGGATGAATTAAATCGTCAGTCGTTGATAACTCGTTCAATTATTGGATTAGGAGGGTTATTGTTGGTGCTAACAATTGTTTTAATCCGTGGAAATAGTCAAAAGAAAAAAGCCAATAAAGAGTTGGATCAAAAAAATCAGAAAATTGAATTGGCTTACAATATTATTGAGGATCAACACAAAGATATTAAGGATAGTATTAATTATGCGAAAAGAATTCAGGAGGCGATTCTCCCACCTGATGCCATTATTAAACAATTGCTTCCTCAATCTTTTATTTTGTATATGCCCAAAGATGTTGTGAGCGGAGATTTTTATTGGGTGGAATCCTGGGGTGGAAAAGTATTCTTTGCTGCCGTTGATTGCACCGGACATGGCGTTCAGGGCCTTAATGAGGTATTGTTGGCTATAATCTTTAGGGAAGTCTGTCAATGA
- a CDS encoding SpoIIE family protein phosphatase, producing the protein MLNSLSKDWKTLRQTGSDSEVKDGMDLAVCALDPKTLMLEYAGAFNPLYIVRDGKIMETPSDKIPIGSYLNGDFKNYTNHEIQLQKGDTIYIFTDGYADQFGGEKGKKFKYKSLQQLLLSFEGKPMEEQKNTLQTTIQTWKGNLEQVDDILVIGVRV; encoded by the coding sequence GTGCTCAATTCTTTAAGCAAAGATTGGAAAACATTGCGACAAACAGGAAGTGATTCGGAAGTAAAAGATGGAATGGATCTAGCGGTTTGTGCACTCGATCCTAAAACATTAATGCTGGAATATGCCGGAGCATTCAATCCGCTATATATTGTTCGTGATGGTAAAATCATGGAAACCCCTTCTGATAAGATACCTATCGGTAGCTATTTGAATGGCGACTTTAAAAATTATACCAATCATGAAATCCAATTACAAAAAGGGGATACCATTTATATTTTTACGGATGGGTATGCCGATCAATTTGGTGGCGAAAAGGGAAAAAAATTTAAATATAAGTCGTTGCAGCAGTTGTTGCTCTCATTTGAAGGTAAACCAATGGAAGAGCAAAAAAATACACTTCAAACAACGATACAAACCTGGAAAGGAAATTTGGAGCAGGTTGATGATATCTTAGTTATAGGAGTAAGAGTGTAA